A stretch of Camelina sativa cultivar DH55 chromosome 18, Cs, whole genome shotgun sequence DNA encodes these proteins:
- the LOC104762879 gene encoding mitogen-activated protein kinase kinase kinase YODA isoform X2 — translation MRWLPQISFSSPSSSPSSSLKPVASYSESPDPDRHHQDRDRFHRRLFRFNRGRLTRQRKLRHLTDDDVLLGERRASTSSSTFDSGLTRSPSAFTAVPRSPSAVPLPLPLPLPEVVAGDSRNRSAGNARGGGGLDERDRDPERVVADRTSSGPPLTSVNGFSRDTRRASENSSNQETSPRNRNGYWVNIPTMSAPTSPHMSPVPSPQRKSTGHDLPFFYLPPKSNQAWSAPDMPLDTSGLPPPAFYDFTAFSTDNSPIHSPQPRSPRRQINRSPQPSRPSSPLHSTVSPDHSAPPRDSVSSPLHPRMSIDVTNGRRDSCNVHPLPLPPGAACPSSAAASVPCPQAPLKQDSFPMNSQWKKGKLIGRGTFGSVYVASNSENGALCAMKEVELFPDDPKSAECIKQLEQEIKLLSNLQHPNIVQYFGSETVEDRFFIYLEYVHPGSINKFIRDHCGGTMTESVVRNFTRHILSGLAYLHSKKTVHRDIKGANLLVDAAGVVKLADFGMAKHLTGQRADLSLKGSPYWMAPELMQAVMQKDSNPDLAFAVDIWSLGCTIIEMFTGKPPWSEFEGAAAMFKVMRDSPPIPESMSPEGKDFLRLCFQRNPAERPTASMLLEHRFLKNSLQPTSPNNNDVSNCSQSFNGMNITEPSSRREKPNFKLDQIPRARNMTSAESFFTRTSFSPPVKVGSSSSNNSTGLPS, via the exons ATGCGTTGGCTTCCGCAAATCTCGTTCTCGTCTCCTTCCTcctctccgtcttcttctttaaaaccCGTGGCTTCTTACTCCGAATCTCCGGATCCAGATCGTCATCATCAGGATCGGGATCGATTTCACCGCCGCTTGTTTCGTTTCAACCGCGGCAGGCTCACCCGTCAGAGGAAGCTTCGTCACTTGACGGATGACGATGTTTTGTTGGGCGAGCGTCGTGCTTCTACCTCTTCTTCCACCTTCGATTCCGGTTTAACCCGCTCCCCCAGCGCTTTCACCGCCGTTCCTCGCTCTCCTTCTGCCGTCCCGTTGCCGTTGCCTCTCCCGTTACCGGAGGTGGTCGCCGGAGATTCGAGGAATCGAAGTGCCGGAAACgctagaggaggaggaggattggATGAGAGAGATCGAGATCCCGAGAGAGTTGTTGCTGACCGCACATCCTCTGGTCCTCCTCTCACCAG CGTCAATGGCTTTTCACGTGACACGAGGAGAGCTTCGGAGAATTCGTCAAATCAAGAAACGAGTCCGAGGAACAGAAATGGTTATTGGGTGAACATTCCAACCATGAGTGCTCCGACGAGTCCGCACATGAGTCCTGTGCCTAGTCCTCAAAGGAAGAGTACTGGCCACGAtttgccttttttttatttgcctCCTAAAAGCAATCAAGCCTGGTCTGCTCCAGATATGCCACTTGATACCTCTGGACTTCCTCCTCCTGCTTTTTACGACTTCACTGCCTTTAGTACTGACAACTCTCCGATCCATAGCCCACAACCTCGAAGTCCACGCAGGCAGATCAACAGAAGCCCACAGCCTAGCAGGCCATCTTCACCGTTACATTCTACGGTATCCCCTGATCACTCTGCTCCACCACGGGATAGTGTTTCCTCACCATTGCATCCGAGGATGTCCATTGATGTTACTAATGGACGCCGTGATAGCTGTAATGTTCATCCTTTGCCTCTCCCTCCTGGAGCTGCTTGCCCCTCTTCAGCAGCTGCTTCTGTTCCTTGCCCTCAGGCTCCTCTTAAACAGGATTCGTTCCCGATGAATTCTCAGTGGAAGAAAGGGAAGCTAATAGGTCGTGGTACATTTGGAAGCGTTTACGTTGCCAGCAACAG CGAAAATGGAGCACTGTGTGCGATGAAGGAAGTTGAGTTATTTCCTGATGACCCAAAATCCGCAGAGTGTATAAAGCAATTAGAGCAG GAGATCAAACTTCTAAGTAACCTTCAACATCCAAACATTGTGCAGTATTTTGGTAGTGAGACA GTAGAAGATCGTTTCTTTATATACCTGGAATATGTTCACCCGGGTTCAATAAACAAATTTATCCGTGATCATTGCGGTGGTACCATGACAGAATCTGTTGTTCGCAATTTTACTCGTCACATTTTGTCTGGGCTGGCTTATTTGCACAGCAAAAAGACAGTCCATAG GGATATCAAAGGTGCTAATCTCCTTGTTGATGCTGCTGGGGTTGTCAAGCTTGCTGACTTCGGCATGGCTAAACAC CTTACCGGGCAAAGAGCTGATCTTTCGTTAAAGGGAAGCCCGTACTGGATGGCACCAGAG CTCATGCAAGCTGTGATGCAAAAAGATAGCAACCCAGATCTCGCTTTTGCTGTTGATATATGGAGTTTAGGATGTACAATCATTGAGATGTTTACCGGGAAGCCTCCTTGGAGTGAGTTTGAAGGG GCTGCAGCAATGTTTAAGGTCATGAGAGATAGCCCACCGATACCTGAATCAATGTCACCTGAGGGTAAAGACTTTCTGAGATTATGCTTCCAAAGAAACCCAGCTGAGCGACCAACCGCATCTATGCTGCTAGAACATCGGTTCCTAAAGAACTCTCTGCAACCAACCTCACCAAACAACAACGATGTCTCGAATTGCTCTCAGTCATTCAACGGGATGAACATAACA GAACCAAGCAGTAGAAGGGAGAAACCAAATTTCAAACTAGATCAGATTCCGCGAGCTAGAAACATGACATCCGCAGAGAG CTTCTTCACACGTacttctttttctcctccaGTGAAAGTgggcagcagcagcagcaacaacagtaCCGGTCTCCCGAGCTAA
- the LOC104762879 gene encoding mitogen-activated protein kinase kinase kinase YODA isoform X1, translated as MRWLPQISFSSPSSSPSSSLKPVASYSESPDPDRHHQDRDRFHRRLFRFNRGRLTRQRKLRHLTDDDVLLGERRASTSSSTFDSGLTRSPSAFTAVPRSPSAVPLPLPLPLPEVVAGDSRNRSAGNARGGGGLDERDRDPERVVADRTSSGPPLTSVNGFSRDTRRASENSSNQETSPRNRNGYWVNIPTMSAPTSPHMSPVPSPQRKSTGHDLPFFYLPPKSNQAWSAPDMPLDTSGLPPPAFYDFTAFSTDNSPIHSPQPRSPRRQINRSPQPSRPSSPLHSTVSPDHSAPPRDSVSSPLHPRMSIDVTNGRRDSCNVHPLPLPPGAACPSSAAASVPCPQAPLKQDSFPMNSQWKKGKLIGRGTFGSVYVASNSENGALCAMKEVELFPDDPKSAECIKQLEQEIKLLSNLQHPNIVQYFGSETVEDRFFIYLEYVHPGSINKFIRDHCGGTMTESVVRNFTRHILSGLAYLHSKKTVHRDIKGANLLVDAAGVVKLADFGMAKHLTGQRADLSLKGSPYWMAPELMQAVMQKDSNPDLAFAVDIWSLGCTIIEMFTGKPPWSEFEGAAAMFKVMRDSPPIPESMSPEGKDFLRLCFQRNPAERPTASMLLEHRFLKNSLQPTSPNNNDVSNCSQSFNGMNITEPSSRREKPNFKLDQIPRARNMTSAESESGQQQQQQQYRSPELTGMVSRLSPRSTLEAIPSPSLSQRAKPSSDRRRTCVTSDHL; from the exons ATGCGTTGGCTTCCGCAAATCTCGTTCTCGTCTCCTTCCTcctctccgtcttcttctttaaaaccCGTGGCTTCTTACTCCGAATCTCCGGATCCAGATCGTCATCATCAGGATCGGGATCGATTTCACCGCCGCTTGTTTCGTTTCAACCGCGGCAGGCTCACCCGTCAGAGGAAGCTTCGTCACTTGACGGATGACGATGTTTTGTTGGGCGAGCGTCGTGCTTCTACCTCTTCTTCCACCTTCGATTCCGGTTTAACCCGCTCCCCCAGCGCTTTCACCGCCGTTCCTCGCTCTCCTTCTGCCGTCCCGTTGCCGTTGCCTCTCCCGTTACCGGAGGTGGTCGCCGGAGATTCGAGGAATCGAAGTGCCGGAAACgctagaggaggaggaggattggATGAGAGAGATCGAGATCCCGAGAGAGTTGTTGCTGACCGCACATCCTCTGGTCCTCCTCTCACCAG CGTCAATGGCTTTTCACGTGACACGAGGAGAGCTTCGGAGAATTCGTCAAATCAAGAAACGAGTCCGAGGAACAGAAATGGTTATTGGGTGAACATTCCAACCATGAGTGCTCCGACGAGTCCGCACATGAGTCCTGTGCCTAGTCCTCAAAGGAAGAGTACTGGCCACGAtttgccttttttttatttgcctCCTAAAAGCAATCAAGCCTGGTCTGCTCCAGATATGCCACTTGATACCTCTGGACTTCCTCCTCCTGCTTTTTACGACTTCACTGCCTTTAGTACTGACAACTCTCCGATCCATAGCCCACAACCTCGAAGTCCACGCAGGCAGATCAACAGAAGCCCACAGCCTAGCAGGCCATCTTCACCGTTACATTCTACGGTATCCCCTGATCACTCTGCTCCACCACGGGATAGTGTTTCCTCACCATTGCATCCGAGGATGTCCATTGATGTTACTAATGGACGCCGTGATAGCTGTAATGTTCATCCTTTGCCTCTCCCTCCTGGAGCTGCTTGCCCCTCTTCAGCAGCTGCTTCTGTTCCTTGCCCTCAGGCTCCTCTTAAACAGGATTCGTTCCCGATGAATTCTCAGTGGAAGAAAGGGAAGCTAATAGGTCGTGGTACATTTGGAAGCGTTTACGTTGCCAGCAACAG CGAAAATGGAGCACTGTGTGCGATGAAGGAAGTTGAGTTATTTCCTGATGACCCAAAATCCGCAGAGTGTATAAAGCAATTAGAGCAG GAGATCAAACTTCTAAGTAACCTTCAACATCCAAACATTGTGCAGTATTTTGGTAGTGAGACA GTAGAAGATCGTTTCTTTATATACCTGGAATATGTTCACCCGGGTTCAATAAACAAATTTATCCGTGATCATTGCGGTGGTACCATGACAGAATCTGTTGTTCGCAATTTTACTCGTCACATTTTGTCTGGGCTGGCTTATTTGCACAGCAAAAAGACAGTCCATAG GGATATCAAAGGTGCTAATCTCCTTGTTGATGCTGCTGGGGTTGTCAAGCTTGCTGACTTCGGCATGGCTAAACAC CTTACCGGGCAAAGAGCTGATCTTTCGTTAAAGGGAAGCCCGTACTGGATGGCACCAGAG CTCATGCAAGCTGTGATGCAAAAAGATAGCAACCCAGATCTCGCTTTTGCTGTTGATATATGGAGTTTAGGATGTACAATCATTGAGATGTTTACCGGGAAGCCTCCTTGGAGTGAGTTTGAAGGG GCTGCAGCAATGTTTAAGGTCATGAGAGATAGCCCACCGATACCTGAATCAATGTCACCTGAGGGTAAAGACTTTCTGAGATTATGCTTCCAAAGAAACCCAGCTGAGCGACCAACCGCATCTATGCTGCTAGAACATCGGTTCCTAAAGAACTCTCTGCAACCAACCTCACCAAACAACAACGATGTCTCGAATTGCTCTCAGTCATTCAACGGGATGAACATAACA GAACCAAGCAGTAGAAGGGAGAAACCAAATTTCAAACTAGATCAGATTCCGCGAGCTAGAAACATGACATCCGCAGAGAG TGAAAGTgggcagcagcagcagcaacaacagtaCCGGTCTCCCGAGCTAACAGGAATGGTGTCCCGTCTGTCTCCTCGTTCAACTCTGGAGGCAATTCCAAGCCCGTCTCTTTCCCAGAGAGCAAAGCCGAGCAGTGACCGGAGAAGAACCTGCGTGACTTCAGATCACCTTTGA
- the LOC104762880 gene encoding zinc finger CCCH domain-containing protein 62-like: MSEEKRVIIDLRSSDEDQDDGFVDENNYEHADVTDEEDEDTNSSGDEDDSDWRHDDAMDSDVDYDDADETVGEKRGDDDDDKVTRLLTAGSDLKSLNLKECKAYLRKYGLRLSGTKPVCIDRIVEHWRIKDGSGEAVYPRSSFAINCKGDVCKGDTVLFTQKVHQKYEKMKRSGKIMGRRTVAGQVVKESYGTAKQQHTFTIEVLWCEGTQKLPPLYPLLVKGRNLYRLMTLRQRWANEADRAKVLSEKHSRGAAARKIMRERKIKSGYVLKDGRLQKPGHLKKPCQVNTRKNEKDENLTQRFGPDVPANHSLVAFPNQNPSQGHKNPAQLRNMNPPNSYASHSYAPRPHPPLTYAPRPNPPLTYAPRPHPSLTYAPRSFAPINVPHSHLPRPNQTNQRPPPAFYNRRPASNALQGQASFNPHTMPVTHQRPYQNHHTNHGSLNSGYNLGVRDLDHFSGMMISQRTEGDTYRQSEVTRGPYKNHHTYRSNSNNGYNHGGRDLYIANHIREGDNQRPNYR, from the exons ATGTCGGAGGAGAAGAGGGTAATCATTGATCTCCGTAGCTCGGACGAGGACCAAGACGATGGTTTCGTTGATGAGAATAACTATGAGCACGCTGACGTAAcggatgaagaagacgaagatacGAATTCTAG tggagatgaagatgatagcGATTGGCGCCACGATGATGCTATGGACTCAGATGTTGACTACGATGACGCTGACGAGACTGTTGGGGAGAAACgcggcgatgatgatgatgacaaagTCACTCGCCTCCTCACAG cCGGAAGCGATTTGAAATCCTTAAATCTGAAAGAGTGTAAAGCATATCTGAGAAAGTATGGTCTAAGGTTGTCTGGCACCAAACCTGTTTGTATTGACAGAATTGTTGAGCATTGGAG gATAAAAGATGGAAGTGGGGAAGCTGTGTATCCAAGATCATCTTTTGCTATCAACTGTAAAG GTGATGTCTGCAAAGGAGATACTGTTTTGTTTACACAGAAGGTTCATCAGAA GTATGAAAAGATGAAAAGGAGTGGAAAGATTATGGGGAGAAGAACTGTCGCTGGCCAGGTTGTTAAAGAAAGCTATGGTACTGCTAAACAGCAACACACTTTCACT ATTGAAGTGCTTTGGTGCGAGGGAACACAGAAATTGCCTCCTCTGTATCCGTTACTAGTGAAAGGACGAAATCTTTATAGGTTAATGACCTTGAGGCAG CGATGGGCTAATGAAGCAGACAGAGCCAAAGTTCTTTCAGAAAAGCATAGCCGCGGTGCCGCAGCAAGAAAGATTAtgagagaaaggaaaataaaGTCAGGCTATGTACTAAAAG ATGGAAGACTTCAAAAGCCTGGTCATTTGAAGAAGCCTTGTCAAGTGAACACAAGAAAAAACGAGAAAGATGAGAATCTAACCCAGAGGTTTGGACCAGACGTTCCGGCTAATCATTCACTTGTTGCTTttccaaaccaaaatccttcACAGGGACATAAGAATCCAGCACAGTTGAGAAATATGAACCCCCCTAATTCCTACGCTTCCCATTCATACGCTCCTCGGCCACATCCGCCTCTTACATATGCTCCTCGACCAAATCCGCCTCTTACATATGCTCCTCGACCACATCCGTCTCTTACATATGCTCCTCGTTCATTCGCACCTATCAATGTTCCCCATTCACATCTTCCTCgtccaaaccaaacaaaccaaagaCCACCACCAGCTTTCTACAACAGAAGACCTGCCTCTAATGCCTTGCAGGGACAAGCATCATTCAACCCACATACTATGCCGGTTACACATCAGAGGCCATACCAGAACCATCATACCAACCATGGCAGCTTGAACAGTGGTTACAACCTAGGCGTGAGGGACTTGGATCACTTCTCGGGAATGATGATAAGCCAGAGAACAGAAGGAGACACATACAGGCAGAGTGAGGTAACTCGCGGACCATACAAGAACCATCATACCTACCGTTCCAACTCCAATAATGGCTACAACCATGGGGGTAGGGACTTGTACATTGCAAACCACATAAGAGAAGGAGACAATCAAAGACCAAATTATCGATAA
- the LOC104762883 gene encoding uncharacterized protein LOC104762883: MFFSDMERKTLATTPPSFFFHLRGAAFGSSKASHCLLLLSCLLLSSVNTLHNLAEYDSFGSNGYFYNTGSPSTKGFQGQDSQSVAIPKTDHNVCPSSLLFCFLSALGSQNQSDPFVPFFGLSSYPKESLSSSALIRNNLSGVVWLSLNPVHIIEFQPFTGFFHIGDTTCYKPLSKELYTKKNTRELSIPNTRELSILVSGKQCGRNGFVVNHQSEGFSLEPGESIKFLFFYRTELSWASGVAVFALPMKATSPVLMLNLCKKPVFWVRTKKFLIAVLIAVALLILMFCFNDHFIEENNNKRNHMELREVEKPSAFTISPEMDSLLRSITKESLQGYNEVPKNSSVKSAASVSSSHEEEASEAVNLTVKTAKDKKRRRNKKKKKGGINGLTPERTDVSSSHSGNSTPNSPMSPEPPTTTRATTKPVKPPKPVLSHSATFPVSGVKSMIIERSSLAPNVRAPGANSRTEVKEEKAKEYKYDIWGDHLTGLHLMDRFKEVREGKSCSGFDGDECESFFVKGPQNLLANSDARFASFGNQ, translated from the exons ATGTTCTTTTCAGACATGGAGCGAAAAACCCTAGCGACTACgcctccttccttcttcttccaccttcG AGGAGCAGCATTTGGTTCATCGAAGGCATCTCattgtcttctccttctctcatGTCTATTGCTTTCCTCAGTCAATACATTGCATAACTTAGCTGAGTATGACTCTTTTGGTTCCAATGGCTACTTCTACAACACTGGTTCTCCTTCTACTAAGGGCTTCCAGGGTCAAGATTCTCAGAGTGTAGCTATCCCCAAAACCGACCACAATGTTTGTCCCAGTTCTCTGTTGTTCTGTTTCCTTTCAGCTTTAGGATCACAGAATCAGTCTGATCCATTTGTACCCTTTTTTGGGTTGTCGTCCTATCCCAAGGAATCACTGAGTAGCTCTGCTCTGATCAGAAACAATCTATCTGGTGTTGTGTGGCTGTCTCTTAATCCTGTCCACATCATAGAGTTTCAGCCTTTTACTGGATTCTTTCACATAGGAGACACCACTTGTTACAAGCCTTTGTCGAAAGAGCTCTATACTAAGAAGAACACAAGGGAGCTGAGTATTCCCAACACAAGGGAGTTGAGTATTTTGGTTTCCGGAAAACAGTGTGGACGAAATGGTTTCGTGGTGAACCATCAGAGTGAAGGGTTTTCACTAGAGCCAGGGGAATCCATcaagtttctatttttctacCGGACTGAACTCTCTTGGGCATCTGGAGTTGCTGTTTTTGCACTACCTATGAAGGCGACATCACCTGTTTTGATGCTTAATCTCTGCAAGAAACCTGTCTTTTGGGTGCGGACTAAGAAATTCTTAATTGCGGTTCTTATTGCTGTTGCTTTACTCATTCTGATGTTTTGCTTCAATGATCACTTCATCGaggagaacaacaacaagagaaacCACATGGAGTTGAGAGAAGTTGAGAAACCATCTGCATTCACAATCTCCCCTGAAATGGATTCTCTGCTAAGATCCATAACCAAAGAAAGCCTCCAAGGGTACAATGAGGTTCCCAAGAACAGTAGCGTAAAATCAGCTGCTTCTGTTTCCTCTTCCcacgaagaagaagcatcagAAGCTGTGAACCTCACTGTAAAGACTGCAAAAGACAAGAAGAGGCGccggaacaagaagaagaagaaaggaggaatcaaCGGATTAACACCCGAGCGCACAGATGTTTCAAGCAGTCACAGCGGGAACTCAACTCCTAACTCTCCAATGTCACCAGAACCACCAACCACTACTCGAGCCACAACGAAGCCCGTAAAGCCTCCTAAACCAGTCTTGTCGCATTCAGCAACGTTTCCGGTTTCAGGGGTTAAGTCAATGATCATAGAACGTAGCTCTTTGGCTCCAAATGTGAGAGCTCCTGGAGCAAACTCAAGGACCgaagtgaaagaagagaaggcGAAAGAGTATAAGTACGATATCTGGGGAGACCACTTGACAGGGCTTCATTTGATGGATAGGTTTAAGGAAGTAAGAGAAGGTAAAAGCTGCTCAGGTTTTGATGGAGATGAGTGTGAGAGTTTCTTTGTTAAGGGTCCTCAGAACTTGTTAGCAAACTCTGATGCCAGGTTTGCAAGTTTCGGCAAccaataa